Proteins from a genomic interval of Nitrospina gracilis Nb-211:
- a CDS encoding methyltransferase domain-containing protein, whose protein sequence is MGFSFLLLFFEVALIRFIPAHVQVVSYFINLVLISAFLGMGVGMILQARGRTTVIGFAPLLLVLIAAVQFFSNVWVQVPQAQGEYLWTTVVKPAKAVQTWGMEPVVFAVFILSTMVFVPLGSGIAREFDRFRPLIAYSINILGSLLGLAVFSLFSWLSMPPVVWFSFGSLYFAALCVDSRRALVSTLCLPVVLFLVYNLGHHEKNGGEIWSPYYKINYSVNEDHLDLSVNGSFHQHALNFSDKSVARSPYNRRAMQDFMAPYHFARSVDRVLVLGAGTGNDVAIALRQGAKHVDAVEIDREILRLGKQHHYQKPYADPRVTLYNDDARAFLKKSREKYDVIVLGTLDSQTLLSSMSSVRLDNYVYTRESFESIRDHLKPGGVLILYHLSGKFFIAEKIYTTLMEVFREQPLMRHIQPAHLFNFTFVAGWSDQIDDSFWDDPALPAFQKSFNVPIGPDGELIAKYHIPTDNWPYLYLQEPKVPGHYFSVGVFILVFSLALVWWGAGGTHVKRRPDWALLLLGAGFLLLETKSVTEMSLLFGSTWLVNVLVFSSILVMVLFANLMVIRNWLQNRNLQFGLLMATLLASYLTPVETLLALPLSLQWLVGSLLVALPIFFSSILFAMVFQTRHAAALALGYNVLGAVLGGLMEYNAMLLGTKPLYLLSMIMYLGAFYFLRKETARA, encoded by the coding sequence TTGGGCTTCAGTTTCCTTCTGCTGTTTTTTGAAGTGGCGCTGATCCGCTTCATTCCGGCGCATGTGCAGGTGGTTTCCTATTTCATCAACCTGGTGTTGATCTCCGCATTTCTCGGCATGGGCGTGGGGATGATTCTCCAGGCGCGCGGCCGCACCACGGTCATCGGTTTCGCCCCGTTGCTTCTGGTGCTGATCGCGGCGGTGCAGTTTTTTTCCAACGTCTGGGTTCAGGTGCCGCAGGCGCAGGGGGAATATTTGTGGACCACCGTGGTGAAACCTGCCAAAGCGGTGCAGACCTGGGGCATGGAACCGGTGGTGTTCGCCGTGTTCATATTGTCCACGATGGTGTTCGTTCCGCTGGGATCGGGCATCGCGCGTGAGTTCGACCGGTTCAGGCCGTTGATCGCGTATTCCATCAACATTCTGGGCAGTCTGTTGGGGCTTGCGGTGTTTTCGCTGTTCAGTTGGTTGTCGATGCCGCCGGTCGTCTGGTTTTCTTTCGGCTCACTCTATTTTGCCGCCTTGTGCGTGGACAGCCGCCGGGCGCTGGTTTCCACCCTGTGTCTGCCGGTGGTGCTGTTCCTGGTATACAACCTGGGACACCATGAGAAAAATGGCGGGGAAATCTGGTCGCCTTATTACAAGATCAACTATTCCGTGAACGAAGATCATTTGGATCTGTCCGTCAACGGCTCGTTTCATCAGCATGCGCTGAACTTTTCCGACAAATCGGTGGCGCGGTCCCCTTACAACCGCAGGGCGATGCAGGACTTCATGGCGCCCTACCACTTTGCCAGGTCGGTGGACCGGGTGCTGGTGCTGGGTGCGGGAACGGGTAACGATGTGGCCATCGCCCTGCGCCAGGGTGCGAAGCATGTGGATGCGGTGGAGATCGACCGCGAAATTCTGCGCCTCGGCAAACAGCATCATTACCAGAAACCATACGCGGACCCGCGGGTGACGTTGTACAACGACGACGCGCGGGCGTTCCTGAAAAAGAGCCGGGAAAAATACGACGTCATCGTGCTCGGCACGCTGGACAGCCAGACGCTTTTGTCCAGCATGTCATCCGTGCGCCTGGACAACTACGTGTACACGCGGGAATCGTTCGAGTCCATCCGCGATCACCTCAAGCCGGGCGGTGTGCTGATCCTTTATCACCTGTCCGGCAAATTTTTCATCGCGGAGAAAATTTACACCACATTGATGGAAGTGTTCCGCGAGCAACCGCTCATGCGGCACATTCAACCCGCGCACCTGTTCAACTTTACGTTTGTGGCGGGATGGTCGGATCAAATAGATGACAGCTTCTGGGATGATCCAGCCCTCCCTGCCTTTCAAAAAAGCTTCAACGTGCCCATCGGTCCCGATGGGGAGTTGATCGCGAAATACCATATCCCGACCGACAACTGGCCCTACCTGTACCTGCAGGAGCCCAAGGTGCCGGGTCATTACTTCAGTGTCGGCGTGTTCATCCTGGTTTTTTCGCTGGCGCTGGTTTGGTGGGGTGCGGGAGGGACGCATGTCAAGCGGCGCCCGGACTGGGCGTTGCTCCTGTTGGGTGCGGGGTTCCTTCTGCTGGAAACCAAAAGCGTCACCGAGATGTCGTTGCTGTTCGGTTCGACATGGCTGGTCAACGTATTGGTGTTTTCCTCCATCCTGGTGATGGTGCTGTTCGCCAACCTGATGGTGATCCGTAACTGGCTGCAGAACCGGAATCTCCAGTTCGGCCTGCTGATGGCCACCCTGTTGGCCAGCTACCTGACCCCGGTGGAAACCCTTTTAGCTCTGCCGTTGTCCTTGCAATGGCTGGTGGGAAGCCTGCTCGTGGCCCTGCCGATTTTCTTTTCCAGCATTCTGTTTGCGATGGTGTTCCAGACGCGGCATGCGGCGGCACTGGCTTTGGGGTATAATGTGCTCGGCGCCGTGCTGGGAGGCCTCATGGAATACAACGCCATGTTGCTGGGCACCAAACCGCTCTACCTCCTCTCCATGATCATGTATCTCGGCGCATTTTATTTTCTGCGTAAGGAAACCGCTCGCGCCTGA
- a CDS encoding ADP-ribosylglycohydrolase family protein has translation MLGAIAGDIIGSRFEHAPIKTVEFELFTGASCFTDDTVLTVAVADGIYNGVGYADMLKAYFRRYPNAGYGGGFLQWAQSDSTEPYNSWGNGSAMRVSPIGFAFDSLEEVLREAEKSAAVTHNHPEGIKGAQATALAVFLARTGVNKDALAAEVASRFGYDLSTPLDVLRRDHAFDVSCQGTVPPALRAFLESVDFEDAVRRAISLGGDSDTLACIAGGIAHAFYRQIPDRIVDAVLERLDSPLRRVVTLFCNRYGCL, from the coding sequence ATGCTGGGCGCAATTGCAGGCGATATCATCGGGTCCCGGTTCGAGCACGCTCCCATCAAAACCGTCGAGTTCGAACTGTTCACCGGTGCCTCGTGCTTCACCGACGACACCGTGTTGACCGTCGCCGTGGCCGACGGCATCTACAACGGAGTCGGCTACGCGGACATGCTGAAGGCGTATTTCCGCCGCTATCCCAACGCCGGGTACGGCGGCGGCTTTCTGCAATGGGCGCAGTCCGACAGCACGGAACCCTACAACAGCTGGGGCAACGGCTCGGCCATGCGGGTCAGCCCCATCGGATTCGCTTTCGATTCGCTCGAAGAGGTTTTGCGGGAAGCGGAGAAAAGCGCGGCGGTGACGCACAATCACCCGGAAGGCATCAAAGGCGCGCAGGCCACGGCCCTGGCCGTCTTCCTCGCGCGCACGGGGGTGAATAAAGACGCACTGGCCGCGGAGGTCGCATCGCGCTTCGGTTACGACCTGAGCACGCCGCTCGATGTCCTGCGGCGCGATCACGCCTTCGACGTCTCCTGCCAGGGCACGGTGCCGCCCGCCCTGCGCGCGTTTCTCGAATCGGTGGATTTCGAAGACGCCGTGCGCAGGGCCATCTCGCTGGGCGGCGACAGCGACACCCTTGCCTGCATCGCCGGCGGCATCGCCCACGCATTTTACCGTCAGATCCCCGATCGTATCGTGGACGCGGTGCTGGAGAGGCTGGACTCCCCCCTGCGGCGCGTCGTCACCCTTTTCTGCAACCGTTATGGCTGTCTTTAG